From the Priestia koreensis genome, one window contains:
- the smpB gene encoding SsrA-binding protein SmpB, giving the protein MPKGAGKVIAQNKKANHDYFIEETFETGIVLQGTEIKSIRAGRVNLKDSYARVHNGELFLYSMHVSPYEQGNRYNHDPLRTRKLLMHRREINKLIGYTKETGYSLVPLKVYLKNGFAKVLLGVGKGKKKYDKREDLKKKEAKRDIERAFRDRQKV; this is encoded by the coding sequence ATGCCAAAGGGAGCAGGAAAAGTAATAGCTCAAAACAAAAAAGCAAACCATGATTACTTTATTGAGGAAACATTTGAAACAGGGATTGTGCTGCAAGGGACAGAAATTAAATCCATTCGTGCTGGTCGCGTGAACTTAAAAGATTCATACGCACGTGTCCACAACGGGGAATTATTTCTATACAGCATGCACGTAAGTCCGTACGAACAAGGAAACCGCTATAACCATGACCCACTGCGCACGCGTAAGTTACTAATGCATCGCCGTGAAATCAACAAGCTAATTGGCTATACGAAAGAGACAGGTTACTCGCTCGTACCGCTAAAAGTGTATTTGAAAAACGGATTTGCGAAAGTTTTACTTGGTGTCGGGAAGGGTAAAAAGAAATATGACAAGCGTGAAGATCTGAAGAAGAAGGAAGCGAAGCGTGACATTGAGCG